The following coding sequences are from one bacterium window:
- a CDS encoding lyase family protein produces MDRFHAVSPLDFRYYGGEQSLFTKLMPFVCEEASICYQARVEAALVETFADLGLCSRGVADEVTRASREVTAFEVYELDEALHHTSKALVEAIREKVSAEAGRFVHLFATSFDILDTANALRYQELAREVLIPDLASLISTLSRLAREHAETVQIGRTHGMHAEPITFGLFLAVYVSRFAKRAMAIEAARQNLRGKLSGAVGAHNALALRFPKSAHLVERLFLTRLGLLPSETFTSTQIVEPEFVTDFAHSLASCFSVLANLADDMRHLHRSEIAEVIEPRGKMGIGSSTMPHKTNPKSFENIKSLYKAFMPRMITQYLDQTSEHQRDLTNSASGRFTVELVAAFDYAVLRMRDTLNTLVVDDAKMTANLEASKGYITAEPLYIVLSLAGVPDAYQKAKDLASAARAQGKTVIELARQDDAIKGALRTLSPLNLRILEDPAGYIGDAPARVQATCDYWDAKMSALLEYLKKEKQALKTPPTGWLKRLAQMIADAEAGKGAPEQTIPQTRREMIEDW; encoded by the coding sequence GACCTGGGCCTTTGCTCGCGAGGCGTTGCAGATGAGGTAACTCGCGCATCACGAGAGGTTACGGCCTTCGAGGTTTACGAGCTCGACGAGGCGCTTCATCACACGTCAAAAGCGCTTGTGGAGGCGATCAGGGAGAAGGTCTCCGCCGAGGCTGGGCGCTTCGTGCATCTGTTTGCGACGTCATTCGACATCCTCGACACGGCCAACGCGCTGCGTTATCAGGAGCTCGCACGAGAGGTCCTCATCCCCGACCTCGCCTCGCTCATCTCAACGCTTTCGCGCCTCGCCCGGGAGCACGCCGAGACGGTCCAGATCGGCAGGACTCATGGCATGCACGCCGAGCCGATCACGTTTGGGCTTTTTCTTGCTGTCTATGTCAGTCGTTTTGCGAAGAGAGCGATGGCGATCGAGGCGGCGAGGCAGAACCTCAGGGGGAAGCTATCCGGAGCGGTCGGCGCCCACAACGCGCTGGCGCTCAGGTTCCCGAAATCAGCACACCTTGTCGAGCGGCTTTTTCTCACCAGGCTTGGCCTTCTGCCATCAGAGACGTTCACCTCGACGCAGATCGTCGAGCCCGAGTTCGTCACCGATTTCGCCCATTCTCTCGCCAGCTGTTTCTCCGTTTTGGCCAACCTGGCCGACGACATGCGCCACTTGCACCGCTCGGAGATAGCCGAGGTGATCGAGCCACGGGGGAAGATGGGCATCGGCTCATCCACAATGCCTCACAAGACGAACCCAAAGAGCTTCGAGAATATAAAAAGCCTCTACAAGGCCTTCATGCCCAGAATGATCACGCAATACCTCGACCAGACGTCCGAACACCAACGCGACCTCACCAACTCCGCGTCGGGGCGGTTCACGGTGGAGCTCGTCGCCGCGTTCGACTACGCCGTGCTGCGAATGCGAGACACGTTGAATACCCTCGTCGTTGACGATGCCAAGATGACGGCGAACCTCGAGGCGAGCAAGGGATACATAACTGCCGAGCCGCTTTACATTGTGCTGTCGCTCGCTGGCGTTCCAGATGCGTACCAGAAGGCGAAAGACCTTGCGTCAGCTGCACGGGCACAGGGCAAGACCGTGATCGAGCTGGCCCGCCAAGACGACGCGATCAAAGGAGCTTTGAGAACGTTGAGCCCGCTGAACCTCAGGATACTCGAGGACCCAGCCGGATACATCGGCGATGCCCCCGCGCGGGTACAGGCCACCTGCGATTACTGGGACGCGAAGATGTCGGCGCTGCTTGAATACCTAAAGAAAGAGAAGCAAGCGCTGAAGACGCCACCCACGGGCTGGCTCAAGAGGCTCGCCCAGATGATAGCCGACGCCGAGGCCGGCAAGGGCGCCCCCGAGCAGACTATCCCCCAGACGCGCCGCGAGATGATCGAGGACTGGTAG